Proteins encoded together in one Penicillium digitatum chromosome 1, complete sequence window:
- a CDS encoding Exosome complex component ski6 — MDMHGMTMSATSTASAAMASSTGMDMSGMGMGNDCKISMLWNWYTVDACFLAESWHVKSRGMFAGSCIGVICLVLSLELLRRLGREYDTFIVRRARLRRLYMSGSSTAQSISNVPLRSEEGDITKLPGNCCDDNADPDAAFSGAEDNVITPVSGSSQKRDSKRQDSVIAAAPANTMRDVQRIERQEAMLAPYRPSLVEHTVRSLMHMAQFAVAYIVMLLAMYFNGYIIICIFIGAFLGAFIFSWEPVNLNQESDATSVTKCCG, encoded by the exons ATGGATATGCACGGGATGACCATGTCAGCCACGTCGACAGCCTCGGCTGCTATGGCCAGCAGCACCGGAATGGACATGAGTGGAATGGGCATGGGAAATGACTGCAAAATCTCG ATGCTTTGGAACTGGTACACAGTTGACGCAT GCTTCCTCGCCGAATCATGGCACGTGAAGTCGCGTGGCATGTTCGCCGGCTCATGCATCGGAGTGATCTGTCTCGTACTAAGCCTTGAACTCCTCCGCCGTCTGGGCCGAGAATACGACACATTTATTGTGCGCCGAGCCCGTCTTCGAAGACTCTACATGTCGGGCTCTTCCACCGCGCAGTCAATTTCCAACGTTCCACTGCGAAGCGAAGAAGGAGACATCACTAAGCTACCCGGCAACTGCTGTGATGACAATGCAGACCCGGACGCTGCGTTCTCTGGCGCAGAAGACAATGTCATCACTCCTGTGTCGGGGTCTTCACAGAAAAGAGATTCAAAGAGGCAGGATTCTGTTATTGCTGCTGCACCGGCTAATACCATGCGGGATGTCCAGCGCATCGAGAGACAAGAGGCTATGCTTGCCCCGTATCGTCCGTCGCTTGTTGAGCATACTGTGCGCTCTCTGATGCATATGGCGCAGTTTGCTGTTGCGTACATCGTCATGCTACTTGCCATGTACTTCAATGGGTACATCATCATCTGTATCTTCATCGGTGCTTTCCTGGGCGCTTTCATCTTCTCCTGGGAGCCGGTGAACTTGAATCAGGA GTCGGATGCTACCTCTGTCACCAAATGCTGCGGTTAA
- a CDS encoding Peptidyl-prolyl cis-trans isomerase yields MSNTTAFFEVQYAPAGSSTPKIGRINFNLFANEVPKTAKNFAELCNAKQGEGYKGSSFHRVIPQFMLQGGDFTRGNGTGGRSIYGEKFPDENFIHKHTRPGLLSMANAGPNTNGSQFFITTVVTSWLDGKHVVFGEVADAESMNVVKEIEALGSSSGSIRSAVKPTIVNCGGN; encoded by the exons ATGTCCAACACCACTGCTTTCTTCGAGGTCCAGTACGCCCCTGCTGGCTCCTCTACCC CTAAGATTGGTCGCATCAACTTCAACCTCTTCGCCAACGAGGTTCCCAAGACCGCCAAGAACTTCGCTGAGCTTTGCAACGCCAAGCAGGGTGAGGGCTACAAGGGCTCTTCCTTCCACCGTGTCATCCCCCAGTTCATGCTCCAGGGTGGTGACTTCACCCGTGGCAAC GGTACCGGTGGCCGCTCTATCTACGGCGAGAAGTTCCCCGATGAGAACTTCATCCACAAGCACACCCGCCCTGGTCTCCTGTCCATGGCCAACGCTGGCCCTAACAC CAACGGCTCCCAGTTCTTCATCACCACCGTTGTAACCTCGTGGCTCGATGGTAAGCACGTCGTCTTCGGCGAGGTCGCTGATGCCGAGTCCATGAACGTTGTtaaggagatcgaggctCTCGGTTCCTCTTCCGGCTCCATCCGCTCCGCTGTCAAGCCCACCATCGTCAACTGCGGTGGCAACTAA
- a CDS encoding SpaA — MIGGSGAMSPVSVDGSEWSGLNQYGKSDSPFSPTFPPSRPNLATPPTSGTPSVPLSPSGPPPSQSPSTRSGNTSPPSSVAARSSTGTLAEGPRDGRRYRQMEEILSQHYAILRRFLNGPARDERGKSNKARDKLLRLSPTQFHELSTDVYDELIRRQQASPPPGRPPRPDVPPYLPARSDFHEKRNHARKKLAALHHVRFRDLATDVFCELERRFPQFTSREYRARPPPSMGPSSGRTSQQSSRGPPSRMGRGYPSDGTPGSPFPPRAGSLGGPPSINGDGPFPRSFQSNTMVPNKSTMVEDSDDMGPEDEDDARSDAFGLDGVLSRRGTATTLGDSERRLLLESQTQVSILQDKIEKLEELVRSKDEELAQSSQEADSSGISHNERQEWDDLRHELESKVSKAEDLNSSLQLELERVRTEHETMERDLRSQLNGSSQGTDDAGLQARYVDLETQHRNLQAELQQQQQVTDEVRREASAFLMEMKTLSADSHSNWEREEQLSKEVHRLEADANEWKDRYAKLKAQLRHLRTSSGGFADSRPDASLVAKEHELVQPDGLVKDIHVTKFQVSVDELLRAARFEESHVVLHQIKMVIETVRYILQDVEYSPIPVDGSSALHAKVKGQVSTTANNMITATRNFASSSGLSPVSLLDAAASHLCTAIVDLIRVVKIQASPVDELEDEDEDDEADVSQEQFPHYFDTSANQKRLSNHSVYSAISRPDDSQYPVQNGVANDLNHGWGHVQEDHEVLELKLYVEDQTDGMVQQIQALVASIRAEDNLQTVQMHVSAISNVVANVISATEHLMHERSEDNALRETSEPVLAALNQCRGRLTATAGEGKDAATPEQLRELTNKLPPIAFDIARQIKDLVQRLEAMSVAADEEDDFRRFLTLSFVFFPLFYFFNSLSSSIYTLSRHPSLPAPPCPSPCSAD; from the exons ATGATTGGAGGTTCGGGAGCCATGTCGCCTGTCTCTGTTGATGGTAGCGAATGGTCGGGACTAAATCAGTATGGAAAGTCCGACTCACCATTCTCACCAACATTCCCGCCATCACGACCCAACCTAGCCACACCTCCGACCTCTGGCACCCCGAGCGTGCCCTTAAGTCCCAGTGGGCCACCTCCTTCGCAGTCACCCTCCACCCGCAGCGGCAACACATCCCCACCCAGCTCGGTCGCCGCAAGATCCAGTACTGGAACACTAGCAGAAGGCCCGCGCGATGGAAGGCGGTATCGTCAGATGGAAGAGATCCTCAGCCAGCACTATGCAATCTTGAGAAGATTCCTGAATGGCCCAGCCCGCGACGAACGTGGCAAGTCGAATAAAGCCCGGGACAAACTGCTACGGCTATCTCCAACCCAGTTCCATGAACTTTCCACCGATGTTTATGATGAATTGATCCGGCGGCAGCAGGCTTCGCCGCCTCCCGGACGACCGCCTCGTCCAGACGTGCCTCCCTACCTCCCCGCCCGCAGCGACTTCCACGAAAAGCGTAACCATGCCCGCAAAAAGCTTGCTGCGCTCCACCATGTGCGTTTCCGAGATCTGGCGACCGATGTATTCTGTGAGCTGGAGCGCCGCTTCCCCCAATTTACCAGCCGAGAATATCGCGCCCGTCCGCCTCCTAGTATGGGCCCATCCAGTGGTCGTACCTCGCAGCAGTCTTCTCGGGGACCTCCTTCGCGTATGGGACGAGGATATCCGTCTGACGGCACCCCGGGCAGTCCGTTTCCTCCACGCGCTGGTTCTCTTGGAGGCCCACCGAGTATTAATGGCGATGGACCGTTTCCTCGGTCTTTCCAGAGCAATACCATGGTTCCGAATAAAAGCACGATGGTTGAGGATAGCGATGATATGGGACcagaggacgaggatgatgctCGGAGTGATGCGTTCGGTTTAGATGGTGTTTTGAGCCGACGGGGTACTGCAACGACCCTGGGTGACAGTGAACGGAGACTGTTACTGGAGAGCCAGACACAAGTTTCGATCCTCCAAGATAAGATTGAAAAACTGGAAGAACTGGTCCGCTCCAAGGATGAGGAGTTGGCCCAGTCATCGCAAGAGGCAGATTCCTCCGGGATCAGTCACAATGAGCGTCAGGAGTGGGACGATTTAAGACACGAGCTTGAGAGCAAGGTCTCAAAAGCCGAGGATCTCAACAGCTCACTTCAGCTAGAGCTTGAGCGTGTTAGAACCGAGCACGAGACCATGGAACGGGATCTTCGCAGCCAGCTCAATGGCTCTTCCCAGGGTACCGATGATGCGGGTCTACAAGCGCGCTATGTTGACCTAGAGACCCAGCACCGTAATTTACAAGCAGAgttgcagcagcagcagcaagtGACTGACGAGGTCCGCCGCGAGGCATCGGCTTTCCTCATGGAAATGAAGACCCTTTCAGCCGATAGTCACTCCAATTGGGAGCGTGAAGAACAGCTCTCGAAGGAGGTCCACAGACTCGAGGCAGATGCCAACGAATGGAAGGACCGCTACGCCAAGCTCAAGGCGCAGCTGCGGCATCTTCGCACATCGTCCGGTGGTTTCGCCGACTCGCGGCCCGATGCAAGTCTTGTCGCCAAAGAGCATGAGTTGGTGCAACCCGACGGGCTGGTCAAGGATATCCACGTTACTAAGTTTCAGGTGTCTGTGGACGAGCTCCTGCGAGCTGCGCGTTTCGAGGAATCACATGTGGTGCTTCACCAGATCAAGATGGTCATTGAAACAGTCCGCTATATTCTCCAGGATGTGGAATATTCCCCGATCCCAGTGGATGGGTCGTCTGCTTTGCATGCAAAGGTCAAGGGCCAGGTGTCTACGACAGCGAACAACATGATCACCGCCACTCGCAATTTTGCCAGCTCTAGTGGTTTGTCCCCGGTGTCGCTCCTTGATGCAGCAGCCTCCCATCTTTGCACTGCTATTGTTGACCTGATACGGGTGGTGAAGATCCAGGCGTCACCTGTGGATGAGCTGgaggacgaagatgaagatgatgaagcGGATGTATCCCAGGAGCAATTTCCTCATTATTTTGATACGTCTGCCAACCAGAAGCGGCTGAGCAACCACTCTGTCTACAGTGCTATAAGCCGTCCGGATGATTCTCAGTACCCTGTGCAGAATGGTGTTGCTAATGACCTCAATCATGGATGGGGGCATGTGCAAGAAGACCATGAGGTGTTGGAGCTTAAG CTCTATGTCGAGGACCAAACAGATGGCATGGTCCAACAAATTCAGGCTTTGGTGGCCAGTATTCGAGCCGAGGACAATCTGCAAACTGTCCAGATGCACGTCTCCGCAATTTCGAACGTTGTTGCGAATGTGATCTCCGCTACAGAGCACCTGATGCACGAACGCAGCGAAGACAATGCATTGCGGGAGACGTCTGAACCGGTCCTCGCGGCATTGAACCAGTGCCGCGGCCGGTTGACGGCCACTGCTGGTGAGGGCAAAGACGCCGCCACCCCTGAACAATTGCGTGAGCTCACGAATAAGCTGCCACCCATTGCATTTGATATCGCTCGGCAGATCAAAGACCTTGTTCAGCGCCTCGAGGCTATGTCAGTGGCCgctgacgaggaagatgactTCCG ACGCTTTTTGACATTGAGCTTcgtttttttccctcttttctACTTCTTTAATTCGCTTTCCTCCTCAATCTATACCCTTT CCCGGCACCCAAGTTTACCCGCTCCGCCCTGCCCCTCACCATGTTCTGCCGACTGA
- a CDS encoding HMG-CoA reductase, with amino-acid sequence MATSFISKRLRSTEEEREAQPSWIRRQIVSGLQSVSRRACIHPIHTLVVIAILASTTYVGLLEGSLLDTSKDPRSVAGQVDTDALLQGSRNLRLGESTSWKWQAEDAWTDSQTEKPAAQHLALTTLIFPDSTNSDSTAPVAEDIPIPANISAVSVPYTPNLFSQFTHDASLVYAVPFDQVSELLRAVQEIPTPFTDEDEEESKKWIMRAARGPVYGSYRAVKLWIADAWNSFVDLIKHAETIDIVIMSLGYLSMHLSFVSLFFSMRRLGSNFWLAATVLLSGTFAFLFGLHVTTKLGVPINLLLLSEGIPFLVVTIGFEKPILFTRAVLKASVDSRRPGPGAAPRPLASSTPRSIQDSIAAAIKDQGFEIIQHYCIEIGLLALGAASGVQGGLQQFCFLAALILFFDCVLLFTFYTTILCIKLEITRIKRHVALRKALEEDGITHTVAENVASSNDWPSARSGDADTSIFGRKIKSSNVRWFKILMVGGLILINVVHMSAIPFRNTGNGGLLSHFSSVMSPTTIDPFKVAENGLDTVYVAAKSQKQETIVTILSPIKYKLEYPSIHYAASTDSGTFEIEYTDQFLDAVGGKVLESLLKSVEDPIISKWIIAALTLSIILNGYLFNAARWGIKDPETAPALPAEPMVAPKVYPKFEPNEQQSTRTTEECEALLKEKCASMLTDEELIDLSLRGKLPGYALEKSMENENLMSRVDAFTRAVKIRRSVVSRTPTTSAITSVLEDSKLPYKNYNYGLVHGACCENVIGYLPLPVGVAGPINIDGQNYFIPMATTEGVLVASTSRGSKAINAGGGAVTVLTGDGMTRGPCVTFPTLARAAAAKVWIDSEEGRSIITAAFNSTSRFARLQSLKTALAGTYLYIRFKTTTGDAMGMNMISKGCEKALDVMHKECGFEDMSIISLSGNFCTDKKSAAINWTDGRGKSVVAEAIIPGDVVKSVLKSDVDALVELNVSKNLIGSAMAGSLGGFNAHASNIVSAIFLATGQDPAQNVESSSCITTMKNNNGNLQIAVSMPSIEVGTIGGGTILEAQGAMLDLLGVRGAHSTSPGENARQLSRIIAASVLAGELSLCSALAAGHLVRAHMAHNRSAAPTRSSTPVSSAVSATRGLSMTSK; translated from the exons ATGGCTACCTCGTTTATCTCTAAACGCCTTCGCTCAACCGAGGAAGAGCGCGAAGCCCAACCCAGCTGGATTCGGCGTCAGATTGTGTCGGGTCTCCAATCTGTCTCTCGCCGGGCCTGTATCCACCCTATTCACACACTCGTCGTGATTGCCATTCTTGCTAGTACCACCTATGTGGGTCTACTTGAAGGCAGCCTGCTGGATACCTCGAAAGACCCGCGAAGTGTCGCGGGACAGGTTGACACCGATGCTCTTCTCCAGGGAAGCCGGAATCTGCGACTCGGAGAATCGACTTCGTGGAAGTGGCAGGCGGAAGACGCCTGGACTGACTCCCAG ACCGAGAAGCCTGCTGCCCAGCACCTGGCTCTGACAACCCTCATCTTCCCTGATTCCACCAACTCTGATTCAACTGCCCCCGTAGCTGAGGACATCCCGATCCCTGCCAACATTTCCGCCGTATCGGTGCCGTATACCCCGAATCTCTTCTCGCAATTTACCCACGACGCTTCCCTGGTTTACGCCGTGCCTTTTGACCAGGTCTCGGAACTTTTGAGGGCCGTACAGGAGATTCCTACCCCATTCacagatgaggatgaggaagaatCCAAGAAATGGATCATGCGAGCGGCTCGTGGCCCGGTCTACGGATCCTACAGAGCTGTAAAGCTCTGGATTGCGGATGCATGGAATTCCTTTGTGGATCTGATCAAGCACGCGGAAACCATTGACATTGTAATCATGTCTCTTGGCTACCTCTCGATGCACCTGAGCTTCGTATCGCTCTTCTTCTCGATGCGACGATTGGGCTCCAACTTTTGGCTTGCAGCTACCGTGCTCCTTTCTGGCACCTTTGCATTCCTTTTTGGTCTACATGTGACTACCAAACTTGGTGTGCCTATCAACCTCCTCTTGCTTTCCGAAGGTATTCCATTTTTGGTTGTCACCATTGGATTCGAGAAGCCGATTTTGTTCACTCGGGCCGTCCTGAAAGCTTCGGTGGACAGTCGCCGACCTGGCCCCGGTGctgctcctcgcccgctggCATCGAGCACACCGAGATCCATTCAGGACTCTATCGCCGCTGCGATCAAGGATCAAGGGTTCGAGATTATTCAGCACTACTGCATTGAGATTGGTCTGCTGGCATTGGGTGCGGCCTCTGGTGTTCAAGGAGGTCTGCAGCAGTTCTGCTTCCTCGCAGCCTTGATCTTGTTCTTCGACTGCGTGCTTCTATTCACTTTCTATACCACCATTCTCTGCATCAAGCTCGAGATCACTCGGATCAAGCGTCACGTGGCGCTGCGCAAGGCTCTGGAAGAGGATGGCATTACCCACACTGTTGCCGAGAATGTTGCTTCTAGCAACGACTGGCCTAGCGCCCGATCTGGCGACGCGGACACTAGCATATTTGGTCGTAAGATCAAGTCCAGCAACGTGCGCTGGTTCAAAATTCTCATGGTTGGTGgtttgatcttgatcaatGTTGTGCACATGTCAGCCATTCCTTTCCGGAACACCGGCAACGGGGGCCTGCTCTCCCATTTCTCTAGCGTCATGTCTCCTACCACCATTGACCCTTTCAAGGTGGCAGAGAATGGCCTGGATACTGTGTATGTGGCTGCCAAGAGCCAGAAGCAGGAGACTATTGTTACCATCCTTTCGCCGATCAAGTACAAGTTGGAGTACCCCTCAATTCACTACGCAGCCTCTACCGACTCTGGTACGTTTGAGATCGAGTACACTGACCAATTTTTGGATGCCGTCGGTGGCAAAGTTCTCGAAAGTCTACTCAAGAGCGTTGAGGACCCCATTATCAGCAAGTGGATCATCGCCGCTTTGACCCTCAGCATCATTCTTAACGGCTATCTTTTCAATGCTGCTCGTTGGGGTATCAAGGATCCCGAGACTGCACCCGCTCTTCCCGCGGAGCCTATGGTCGCGCCGAAGGTCTACCCCAAATTTGAGCCAAATGAGCAACAGTCAACCAGGACTACGGAAGAATGCGAGGCTCTGCTAAAGGAAAAGTGTGCCTCCATGCTTACGGATGAGGAACTGATCGATCTTTCTCTTCGCGGAAAGCTTCCAGGTTACGCACTGGAGAAATCGATGGAGAATGAGAACTTGATGAGCCGTGTTGATGCCTTTACTCGTGCTGTGAAGATCCGCAGATCTGTGGTCTCCCGAACTCCTACTACCTCTGCTATCACATCCGTTCTAGAAGACTCCAAGCTCCCCTACAAAAATTACAACTATGGCCTTGTCCACGGTGCTTGCTGTGAAAACGTTATTGGCTACTTGCCCCTTCCTGTTGGTGTCGCTGGCCCGATCAACATCGATGGGCAAAACTACTTCATCCCCATGGCCACTACTGAAGGTGTCTTGGTGGCTAGCACGAGCCGTGGCTCCAAGGCAATCAACGCCGGTGGCGGCGCAGTGACTGTTTTGACTGGTGATGGCATGACTCGTGGTCCTTGTGTAACTTTCCCAACCTTGGCCCgtgctgctgctgccaagGTTTGGATTGATTCCGAGGAAGGCCGGAGTATTATCACAGCAGCTTTCAACTCTACCAGTCGCTTTGCCCGTCTCCAGAGTCTCAAGACGGCTCTTGCCGGAACCTACCTGTATATCCGTTTCAAGACTACCACTGGTGATGCTATGGGTATGAACATGATCTCCAAGGGCTGCGAGAAGGCGCTGGACGTTATGCACAAGGAGTGTGGATTCGAGGACATGTCCATCATTTCGCTTTCTGGTAACTTCTGCACCGACAAGAAGTCTGCTGCGATCAACTGGACTGATGGCCGTGGTAAGTCCGTCGTGGCAGAGGCTATCATCCCTGGTGACGTTGTCAAGAGTGTCCTCAAGAGCGACGTCGACGCACTGGTTGAGCTGAATGTCAGCAAGAACTTGATCGGAAGTGCCATGGCGGGCAGCTTGGGTGGTTTCAACGCTCATGCCTCTAACATCGTGTCTGCCATTTTCCTGGCTACTGGTCAGGATCCTGCGCAGAACGTTGAGAGCAGCAGCTGTATCACAACCATGAAGAA CAACAATGGCAACCTCCAGATCGCCGTGTCTATGCCCTCTATTGAGGTGGGAACCATTGGCGGTGGTACTATCCTTGAAGCGCAAGGTGCTATGCTGGACCTTTTGGGGGTCCGCGGTGCTCACTCGACCTCCCCCGGCGAAAACGCGCGCCAGTTGTCTCGTATCATTGCTGCCTCCGTTCTCGCCGGTGAGCTCAGCCTGTGCTCTGCGCTCGCCGCCGGGCATCTCGTCAGGGCACACATGGCCCATAACCGTAGCGCAGCCCCCACACGGTCCTCAACTCCCGTGTCTTCTGCCGTCAGCGCCACCCGTGGCCTTTCCATGACCTCCAAATAA
- a CDS encoding High osmolarity glycerol pathway protein Nbp2, putative: MMSSPTSSQNILSTNNLSVLPPILTDGTVKRSSTHPKDRLSTYSNVSLASQNRSRPGSHVFPIFHTSLPYALVRDFAYPSTHPLHYGPPPPRASGVSTPASENRRLSDPPPSWDISRGWSTGQSSTESQISHVHQQLPAMSFGDGPPYSEDEDLHSPVVTSRHRKKTSDMNGLVDERVMSGTGQAVNNGRGVLVGINADGSETYYVNDANTSDESPGGEYVTYPANEGRYSIMGYNAPSGQQGYEHDPGFESEDEIPGENRYSRDYQFAVGCPDEEMHGKAVALFDFTREHENELPLTEGQVIYVSYRHGQGWLVAEDPKTGENGLVPEEFVRLLRDIEGGLTSLNGEPNPEVTGTADISLDPTESDQISTPTQVEQASSDVNAQAGNKAANGNTPAAASTEGADVSQSVLDPEIPASKAPESADKR, encoded by the coding sequence ATGATGTCCTCTCCCACATCATCGCAGAACATTCTGTCTACAAACAATCTCTCAGTCCTGCCACCCATCCTCACCGATGGGACGGTGAAACGATCATCGACGCATCCGAAGGATCGGCTTTCCACGTATTCCAATGTCTCGCTTGCATCGCAAAATCGTTCGCGCCCAGGCTCCCACGTCTTCCCCATCTTCCACACCAGCCTTCCATATGCCCTCGTGCGAGACTTCGCTTACCCGTCCACCCATCCTCTCCATTACGGGCCTCCCCCTCCTCGTGCCTCCGGGGTTTCTACACCGGCCAGTGAAAATCGACGGCTCTCCGATCCACCACCTTCGTGGGATATCTCGCGGGGATGGTCAACAGGACAATCGAGCACAGAATCTCAGATTAGCCATGTCCACCAACAGTTGCCAGCTATGTCCTTTGGGGATGGACCACCATAcagcgaggatgaggatcTGCATAGCCCAGTTGTGACCTCGCGTCATCGCAAGAAGACTTCTGACATGAATGGTCTTGTAGATGAGAGAGTCATGTCTGGAACTGGTCAGGCGGTCAACAATGGTCGCGGGGTGCTCGTTGGCATTAACGCCGATGGCAGTGAGACATATTACGTAAATGATGCAAACACATCAGATGAAAGCCCAGGTGGTGAGTACGTGACATATCCGGCAAATGAGGGGCGCTATTCAATCATGGGATACAACGCCCCCAGCGGCCAGCAAGGCTACGAACATGATCCTGGCTTTGAGTCCGAAGATGAAATTCCTGGTGAAAACCGGTACTCTAGAGACTATCAGTTTGCCGTTGGCTGTCCAGATGAAGAGATGCATGGAAAAGCCGTTGCACTCTTTGACTTCACACGAGAGCATGAGAACGAACTGCCTCTTACTGAGGGCCAAGTGATTTATGTTTCATACCGGCATGGCCAGGGCTGGCTAGTTGCAGAAGATCCCAAGACAGGGGAGAATGGCCTTGTCCCAGAGGAGTTTGTGCGTCTTCTGCGAGACATCGAAGGGGGTTTGACGTCGCTGAATGGAGAACCAAACCCTGAGGTCACAGGAACCGCAGATATCAGTCTAGACCCCACTGAGTCTGACCAAATATCTACGCCTACCCAGGTAGAGCAGGCCTCATCTGACGTGAACGCCCAGGCTGGAAACAAAGCCGCCAACGGCAATACCCCAGCTGCAGCCTCGACGGAAGGCGCAGACGTATCTCAGTCTGTGTTGGATCCCGAAATCCCGGCCAGCAAAGCTCCTGAGAGCGCCGACAAACGCTGA
- a CDS encoding Golgi to endosome transport protein (Ent3), putative: MDFSNLKEQVSNITLYDLKAGVRKVQNAVMNYTEMESKVREATNNEPWGASTTLMQDIANGTHSYQLLNEIMPLIYKRFTDKAAEEWRQIYKSLQLLEFLIKNGSERVVDDARSHMSLIRMLRQFHYIDANGKDQGINVRNRSSELVKLLGDVDQIRTERKKAKNNRNKFSGFEGGVGVGSGMSSSGSGRYGGFGSESLGYGGYSGGVYGDGGGFGGESGGQAGVDFQDTGRRSNRFEEYDEYDEGGAPARSREPAARAKPQAKKSEPAPAPVADLFDFGDDEPVATAASTSTGKQPAGSALNMLDPSPADDDDFDDFQSATPATQPIQPSNHFGIPPPASTASTSSSTQFVAPQPISASQGANINGLVGFKSATPTPSSSGISTPLSQMAPMQQQKPTGYQAPTPNYFTSVNVPQHSGSSHGATSMSVASPSAANKPASAAAKKPSGDAFGSLWSTASASAGIQKSNTGTKKGPNLASMAKEKASAGIWGAPAPSSIASMPSQPQYKQQSSSAFDDLLG, from the exons ATGGATTTCTCCAATCTTAAAGAGCAGGTCAGCAACATCACCTTGTATGACCTCAAGGCTGGTGTTCGCAAGGTGCAGAATG CTGTCATGAACTATACCGAGATGGAATCCAAG GTCCGGGAAGCTACAAACAATGAGCCCTGGGGTGCCTCAACCACGTTGATGCAGGATATCGCAAATGGAACGCATAGCTA TCAATTACTCAATGAGATTATGCCCCTTATCTACAAGCGATTCACCGACAAGGCCGCAGAGGAATGGCGACAGATCTACAAG AGCCTCCAGCTCCTTGAATTCCTTATCAAAAACGGTTCCGAACGAGTTGTCGATGATGCACGATCCCACATGTCGTTGATTCGGATGCTCCGGCAGTTCCACTATATCGACGCGAATGGCAAGGACCAGGGTATCAATGTGCGCAACCGGTCATCCGAGCTGGTGAAATTGCTGGGTGATGTGGATCAGATTCGAACTGAAAgaaagaaggccaagaacaACCGCAACAAGTTCAGTGGTTTCGAAGGTGGCGTGGGCGTCGGATCAGGCATGTCTAGCTCGGGATCGGGCCGCTATGGCGGCTTTGGCAGCGAGAGTCTGGGGTACGGTGGATACAGCGGAGGTGTCTACGGTGATGGTGGCGGCTTTGGCGGGGAATCGGGCGGGCAAGCTGGCGTTGATTTCCAGGACACCGGACGCCGGTCTAACCGCTTCGAAGAATATGACGAGTATGATGAAGGAGGTGCCCCCGCACGCTCGCGTGAGCCTGCCGCCCGGGCGAAGCCCCAAGCAAAGAAGTCCGAGCCGGCTCCTGCGCCTGTAGCGGACCTCTTCGACTTTGGTGACGACGAGCCTGTTGCTACCGCGGCTTCCACCTCGACCGGCAAACAGCCCGCCGGCAGTGCTCTCAACATGCTAGACCCATCCCCAGCTGACGATGACGATTTCGACGACTTCCAGTCCGCAACACCGGCTACCCAGCCTATCCAGCCGTCAAACCACTTCGGCATCCCTCCTCCAGCATCCACTGCCAGCACAAGTTCAAGCACCCAATTCGTTGCGCCTCAGCCAATCTCGGCCTCGCAGGGTGCCAACATCAATGGCCTAGTTGGGTTCAAATCGGCCACCCCCACTCCCTCTTCCAGCGGCATCTCTACTCCCCTTTCACAGATGGCCCCGATGCAACAACAGAAGCCCACTGGGTACCAAGCTCCCACACCGAACTATTTCACCTCCGTCAACGTGCCCCAACATTCTGGGTCCTCTCACGGTGCCACCTCCATGTCTGTGGCTTCTCCCTCAGCAGCGAACAAGCCAGCTTCGGCAGCAGCCAAGAAGCCCTCCGGTGACGCCTTCGGCTCGCTGTGGTCGACCGCCAGCGCCAGCGCGGGGATCCAGAAGTCCAATACTGGCACAAAAAAGGGCCCTAACCTTGCTAGCATGGCCAAGGAAAAAGCTAGCGCCGGCATCTGGGGCGCCCCAGCTCCCTCCAGCATTGCATCCATGCCTAGCCAGCCCCAGTACAAGCAACAATCTAGCTCGGCCTTTGATGATCTGCTTGGTTGA